In Streptomyces paludis, the genomic stretch CGTTCGCGGTGCTGCGGGCCGGGCTGCCGGACGGCGCGCCGGTGCGGGGCGTGGCGGTGGTCTGCGGGGCGGGCATCAACTGCGTGGGGATGCTGCCGGACGGCCGGACGGCGCGCTTCCCGGCGCTCGGGCGCGTCTCGGGCGACTGGGGCGGCGGCGCGGGACTGGCCGAGGAGGCGCTCTGGTACGCGGCGCGCGCGGCGGACGGCCGGGGCGCGCCGACGGAGCTGGCGCGGGCGCTGCCGGGGCACTTCGGCCTGGCGTCGATGGACGAGCTGATCGAGGCGCTGCACCGGGGCCGTATCCCGGGCGCGCGCCGGCACGAGCTGCCGCCGGTGCTGTTCGCGACGGCGGCGGCGGGTGACGCGGTGGCCGCGGCGGTGGTCGGCAGGCTGGCCGAGGAGATCGTGCTGCTGGTGACGGTCGCGCTGGACAGGCTCGGGCTGCTCGACAAGGCCGCGCAGGAACCGGAACCGGAACCGGAGCCGGTGCCGGTGCTGCTGGGCGGCGGGGTGCTGGCGGCCCGCCACCCCCTCCTCAACGGCCGGATCGCGGAGTTGCTGGCGGTCGCGGCGCCGGGGGCGGTGCCCGCGGTGGTGACGGCGCCACCGGTGCTGGGCGCGGGTCTGCTCGGGCTGGACCGGCTGGGGGCGGAGGCGCCCGCCCATACCCGGCTGGCGCGGTATTACGCGGAAATCAGGGGGTAATCCGGGTCGTCGGCGGGGAAGTTCATTCGAACGCGTAGGAACGACCGCGTGGGGGAACCGATCATGAGGGCCGGGGCGTATTCATGGTGGGGAGACCAGAAGCCACGCCCGTGTGCTCCGTACAAGATCCAGTCAAGCCTGATGTGGTTGACGGTCCTTGCGGTCATACTGCTGGCCAGGAGTTCTCCCCGGACCCGCGGGAGGCGGGCCGTCGTCGAACGACCGAGGGGGAGGCCACGTGACATACCCGCCGAATGTGCGCACCGCGCCACCGCCGGCTCCGACGCATGCGCCCACCCCTGCCGTCACTCCGCCCGCCGGTCCGCCCGCGGAACCGCCCGCGCGGGCCGCCGCGTGGACGGAGACCAGGGACCGGCTGCGCGCGGCGGCGACGACGGAGCCGGGCCGGCTGAGAATCATCGGCGCGGCCCTGGCCCTGCTGGTCGTGGCGTTCGGCGCGGTCACGGCCTGGGAGGTCTCCGACCGCTTCGCCGCCGCGGACAACGTGGTGAACCGCAGTCAGACGCTGAGCGTGGACGCGGCGGACATCTACAGCTCGCTGGCCGACGCCGACACGGCCGCGGCGAGCGCCTTCCTGTCCGGCGCCCCGGAGCCCGCCGAGTTCCGCGACCGGTACGCGGAGGACATCCAGCGGGCGTCCCGGCTGCTGATCGAGGCGGCCACACACACGGACAGCGCCAGCACCTCGGGCCGGCAGATCACCACGCTCAACGAGGGACTGCCCGTCTACACGGGGCTGATCGAGCAGGCCCGCGCCTACAACCGGCAGGGCCTGCCGCTGGGCGGCGGCTATCTGCGGTACGCGAACGAACGCATGACCAACGAGCTGCTGCCCGCGGCCGAGAAGCTGTACGCGGCGGAGACGGCCCGGCTCGCGGCGGACAGCGACGACGCACGGCGGTGGCCGTTCGTCTCGCTGGCGCTGGGGGTGCTGGTGCTCGCCGCGCTCCTCTGGGCGCAGCGGCGCAACTACCGCCGGACGAACAGGGTGTTCAACCAGGGACTGGTGGCGGCGACGGCCGCGTCCCTGGTGCTGCTGGTGTGGCTGGCGGCCGGGCAGACCTTCGCGCGGGTGGATCTCAAGAGCGCGCAGACACACGGTCAGGCGTCCCTGAAGGTCCTCAACGACGCGCGGATCGAATCGCTCAAGGCGCGCGCCAATGAGAACCTGACCATGGTCGCCCTGGGTTCGGTCCTCACCCCGGACCGCAAGCACGACAAGTACGAGATGGACTACCGGACGGCGATGGCACGACTCAGCACCGCGCTCGACAGCGCCCGGCGGCTCGCCGACAACGGCGCGGAGGGCGAGCGGGTGGACGCGGCGCGCGCCTCGGTCGCGCAGTGGACGGCGCGCCACAAGGAGGCCCGTACGGCGGACGCGGCCGGGGAGTACGGCACGGCGGTGGCGAAGGTCATCGGCGGCGCGGACTCCACGCGCGAGTCGTTCGACGCCGTGGTGAGCGCGCTGGATGTCTCGCTCGGCAAGAAGCAGGCGGAGTTCAGCGCGTTCGCCTCGGACGGCCGGCGGGCGCTGAACGGGCTGGCGATCGGGGCCGGCGCGCTGGCCCTGGTGGCGGCGGCGGGGGCCGTCCTGGGTATCGGCCGCAGGCTTTCGGAGTACCGGTGAGAGGGGGAGGGATGACCTTCAAGGACAGGCTCCGCCGTTTCCGCGGGCGCCGTCCGTCCAGCACGTTCCGCCCGTCCGGCATGTCCGGCCCGTCCGGCACGTTCCGTACGTCCGGCAGGTTCCGCGGCTGGGGCGGGGTCTCGGCGATGGTGGCCGCCTGTGTGCTGACCGGGACGCTGACCCTGCTGCCGCTGTCCTCCGTCGCGGACGGGGAGGACTACGCCCCGGAGCGGATCTCCACGGCGGTGCCGGCCGCGGCGGACGACTGCGAGCCGCAGGCCAGCCGGGTCGGGCCGTCGACCGAGGACGGCGACGCCATAAAGGCGATCAAGGCCCGCAAGGTCCCCAAGCTGATCGTCGGCATCGACCAGAGCAGCTACCGCTGGGGCTACCGCAATCCGCTCAGCAAAGAGCTGGAGGGCTTCGACATCGATCTCGCCCACGCGATCGCCGAGGAGATACTCGGCGACCGGGACGCCATCACGTTCCGGGCGATCACCACGGGCGAGCGGGTCGCCGCGCTGGAGGACGGCACCGTCGACCTCGTCGTCAGGACGATGTCGATCAACTGCGAGCGGATGAAGGAAGTCGCCTTCTCGACGGCCTACTTCGCGACGGGGCTGCAACTGCTCGCCCCGGCCGGCTCGGACATCACGGGCTACGACGACTCGCTCAAGGACAAGCGCGTGTGTTCCGCGCAGGGTTCGACGGCGTACAACAAGCTCCAGGCCGATCCGCAGGGCACGGCGGCCGACGACCTGACGGTGCCCAATCAGCTGGACTGCCTGGTGCGGCTCCAGCTGGGCGACGCCGACGCGATACTGACGGACAACTCCCTGGCCGCCGGGCTGATGGCACAGGACCCGGCGATCGAGCGGGTGGGCGAGCAGTTCCAGATGGAGTACTACGGAGTCGCCGCCAAGCTCACCAACACGGACCTGGTGGCCCGGGTGAACCAGGCCCTGGAGGACTACCGGGCGGGCGGGGCCAACAGCCCCTGGATGGTGTCGTACCGCAAGTGGCTGGCGGCGGGGCTGCCGGGGCTCACGGCACCGCCCAAGGCGCTCTACAAGGCCGGCTGACCGGGGAGGGCGCCGACGGAGGCTCGCGGGGACCGGTGGACGGCCGGATCGGTGGACAGCAGAGCGGAGAGGTGATCGATGGGCGGCACGGGCTCCTTCCCCGACGCGACGGCGAGACCGCCCGGACCGGTGATGGACCGGGACGAGGCGGACCGGGCTCTGGCGCGCCTGGAAGCGGAGCACGAGGCCATCGAGACCTCGCTGCTCGCCCTCCAGGACCACGCGGGCCGCAGGCTCCTCGAAGGCGCCGAGCTGACCGGCACCACCAAGGACCGCTGGACGGTGGCCGAGCGGTCGATCGCCCTGCTGTGGACGTACTTCGACAGCTATACGGCCGCGCTGCACGGTGCCAGGGAGACCCGGGCGCGGCGGCGCTGGCCGAGCCGGGACGATCTCGTGGAGCTGACGGAGACCCTGCGCGGACGCGGGGTGACGGTGGCGGGCGCGGCGGGGCCCGCGGCCCCCGGCAGCCCGGCCCTGCTCTCCGAGCACCTCACCCTCGCCGAGCTGGTCGCCCGGATGAACGAGCTGTACGCGTCCTCGCTGGACATGGTCGTGACGGCGGACGCGGTGTGGTCGGCGCTGCCCGCGCGGATCGACCTGCTCGCGGCGGAGCTGCGGCGCACCCTGTCGCTGGCCCACTCCGTGGGGGTACGGCCCGGGGAGCATCCGGCGGGCGACGATCTGGAGTCGATCACGCACGAGCTGGCCACCCTGCGCGCGCAGGTGGTCTCCGACCCGCTGGCGTTCTGGCGTCCCGCCGCCGGGAGTTCGGCCCCGGGCGGCGGCCGGCCCGACACCGAGCGCTACGACCGGGCGGCGCTCGCCCTGGAGGAGGTGCGGCGCGAGATCGAGGCCGTGCTGTACGTACGCCAGGACTCGGAGCAGCGGCTGCTGCGGCTGCGCGACGTGCTGTCGCGCGCGGACCGTACGCTCACCGAGGCCCGGTCGGCGCGCGGCGAGGTGCTGGCGAAGATCGCGGCGTCCGAGGTGCCCGCCGTCAGCGGTCCGCTGACGGCCCTCCAGGAGCGGCTGTCGACCGCCGCCGAGTACCGCAGACACGCCCAGTGGCACCGGCTGTCGCCGCTGCTGGAGTCGCTGGAGCGGGACGCGGAGGACGAGCTGCTGCGGGCCCGCGAGTCCCTGACGGCGGTCACGGCGCCGCTCGCGGTCCGCGCGGAGCTGCGCGGCCGGCTGGACGCGTACAAGGCGAAGGTCGCGCGGCACGGCATGGCCGAGGATCCGGTGCTGATCGAGCGGTACGACACGGCGCGCCGGATGCTGTGGAGCGCGCCGTGCGATCTGCGCGTCGCGGAGGAGGCGGTGCTGCGCTATCAGCGCGCGGCGGCGGAGATCCTGGTCCCGCGCGGGCCCGGCCCCGCCGACAGGGGGGCCGGCGCGTGAACGCGGCCCGGAGACCGGCCAGGAGACCGGCCGGGAGAACAGAGAGTGAGCGGGGGGACGGATGAGCGGGACGAACACATGTCAGCGCCCCGGCTGCGAGGGCTCGTACGAGGACATGGGCGGCGGTGAGCTGTACTGCGACACCTGCGGGCTGGCTCCCGTGGTCGCGCCCGACGGAAGGCTGTCCTCGCCGCCCACCGGCCTGACGAGCGGCGGGCACGGCGGCGCGAACAGCGGCGGCGACGAAGGCCGTTCGGGCCGGGCGAGCGGCCGGGGCTCGGGGAGCGGGGATTCCTCGCGGTCCTCGTCCCGCGCCTCGTCGCGCGCCTCCTCCCGGGCGTCCTCGCGCTCGTCCACGTCCCGGCGTTCGGTCTCGGGGCGGCTGTCGCGCACGCTGGCCGGGGAGCTGTCGACGCGGTCGGTGTCGGTCCGCAGCTCCGGTTCGTCGCGGGGCTCCTCGGCGCGCAACCGGCTGGGCGCGGGTCTGGTCACCGTGCCGGACGTGCCGCGTCCCGACCCGCGCGGCGCCGTCATGACGAACCCGGAGGTGCCGGAGCGCAAGCGGTACTGCTCGCGCTCGGACTGCGGGGCGCCGGTGGGCCGTTCGCGCGGGGACCGCCCCGGCCGTACGGAAGGGTTCTGCACCAAGTGCGGGCACCCGTACTCGTTCGTGCCGAAGCTGTACGAGGGCGATGTGGTGCACGGCCAGTACGAGGTGCTGGGGTGTCTGGCCCACGGCGGTCTCGGCTGGGTGTATCTGGCGATGGACCGGGCCGTCTCGGACCGCTGGGTGGTCCTCAAGGGCCTGCTCGACACGGGCGACCAGGACGCCATGGAGGCGGCCATCTCCGAGCGCCGCTTCCTCGCCGAGATCGAGCACTCCAACATCGTCCGCATCTACAACTTCGTGGAACACCTCGACCAGCGGACCGGCTCGCTCGACGGCTACATCGTCATGGAGTACGTCGGCGGCAAGTCGCTCAAGGAGATCGCCAACGAGCGGCGCACCCCCTCCGGGCGGCGCGATCCGCTGCCGGTCGAGCAGGCGTGCGCGTACGGTATCGAGGCGCTGGAGGCGCTCGGCCATCTGCACAGCAGGAACCTGCTGTACTGCGACTTCAAGGTCGACAACGCGATCCAGACCGAGGGCCAGCTCAAGCTCATCGACATGGGCGCGGTCTGCCGGATGGGCGACGACGAGGCGGCGATATACGGCACGGTCGGCTATCAGGCGCCCGAGGTCGCCGAGGTCGGCCCGTCGGTGGCCTCCGACCTGTACACGGTCGCGCGCACCCTCGCGGTCATGACGTTCGACTTCCAGGGCTATACGAACGTGTACGTGGACTCGCTGCCCGACCCGGCGAACATCGAGGTCTTCCACCGGTACGAGTCGTTCTACCGGCTGCTGGTGCGGGCGACGGACCCCGACCCGGCGCGGCGGTTCTCCTCGGCGCAGGAGATGGCCGAGCAGCTGACGGGGGTGCTGCGGGAGGTCGTGGCGCTCCAGTCGGGTCTGCCGCGGCCCGCGCTGTCGACGCTGTTCGGTCCGGAGCTGCGGGTGACGGACAGCGAGCTGTTCGCGGAGCTGACGGAGGATGTCTCACGGCTGGGCGGCCGGGCGGCGGCCCCGGCCGGCCGGATCGGCGTCGGCAGGAGCGGTGGACAGCCGAAGGCGCTCACCACGGGCGCTCTTGAGCGTTCAGCCACGGGTACGGGTACGGCGGCGGAGTCGGCGGAGCCCCTCGCGGACGGGCCCCGGCTCGCGGCGCTCGACGCGCGGGCGACCTCGCTGGCCCTGCCCGTACCGCTGGTGGATCCGACCGATCCGAACGCCGGTTTCCTGGCCGGGCTGATGGCCTCCGCGCCCGCCGATCTGCTCGCCGCGCTGGCCTCGGCGCCCGCCGACTCGGTGGAGCGCGGGCTGCGCGAGCTGCGCGCCCGGCTGGAGATGGGCGACCCCGGCTCCGCCGCCGAGGTGCTGCACTCGCTGGAGGAGGAGCGCTCCGACGACTGGCGGATCGTCTGGTACCGGGCGGTGCTCTCGCTGGCGACGGGCGATCACGAGACGGCGGCGCTCTCCTTCGACGCGGTCTACGACGCGTTCCCCGGTGAGCCCGCCCCGAAGCTGGCGCTGGGGGTGTGCGCCGAGGTGCTCGGGCAGCTCGACAACGCCGCCGAGTACTACCGCCTCGTCTGGACGACCGACCCGAGCTATGTCAGCGCCGCGTTCGGGCTCGCCCGGGTGCAGCTCGCCGCCGGTGACCGGGTCGGTGCCGTACGGTCGCTGGAGTCGGTGCCCGAGTCGTCGATCCACTACACGGCGGCGCGGGTCGCCGCCGTACGGGCGCGGCTGCGGCAGCGCGGCCTCCAGCAGGCCGTTCCGGCGCCGCGCGCTCCCGGCGCCGTTCCCGAGCCCGCGCTGATAGACGATCTGACGGCGGCGGCCCAGCAGGTCTCCGCGCTCGGCCAGTTCGGTCTGGACGCGGTGCGGCGCGAGCAGCTGTCGACGGAGGTACTGGGCACGGCGCTGGACTGGGTACTCTCCGGTAGTCCCGGGGTACGGCCCGCGCAGGCGCTGCTGCTCGGCAGTGAACTGGACGAGCGCGGCCTGCGTTTCGGACTGGAACGCTCGTACCGGGTGCTTGCCCGGCTCGCTCAGCGCGGCGAGGAGAGGATCGAACTGGTGGAGCGGGCCAACCGCTTCCGCCCCCGGACGTGGGTGTGATGATGTCCCAGAAGAACCGGTCGGCAGCGAAGCCGACCTGCCCCGGCTGCACGGAGCCGCTGGAATCCGGCGACCGGTTCTGCGGGGTGTGCGGCTACGACCTGTCGGCCGTCGCACCGCGTCCCGGGGAGCAGCCCACCCTGGTCATGAAGAGCCCGGAGCCGACGATTCCGCCGCCGCCCGAGGCTCCGCCCGCTCCCCCGGCGGCTCCCACCGCGCCGGGCGCTCCGGTTGCCGGGGTGCGGTGGCCGACGGCCACGGGCGTGGACGGCTCGGGCGCGCCCGTACCCGTCCATCTGCCCGACGAGGTGCCGGGGCTCGACTCGAACGGCACCCGGATCCCGTCCCACACGGGTGACTTCGAACTGCCCGCACCGGCACCGGCCCCCGCGCCCCCGGCAGCAGCCCCGGCGGCAGCGGCACCCGTACCGGCGGCGGCACCGGCCGATCCGCGGACCACCGTCCTCGACCCGGTGCCCGCGGCCAACACCAAGCTCTGTGTCGCCTGCCGCGCCGGCCGGGTCGACACGGACGGCTACTGCGAGAACTGCGGACACGCGCAGCCCCGCGAGCGCGACCACATCGAGCAGGAGCTGAGCACGGTGGCCGCGGTCAGCGACCGGGGCCTGCGCCACCACCGCAACGAGGACGCGTTCGCCGTGTCGACCGCCGCGCTGCCGGACGGCTCGCCCGCCGTGGTCGCGGTGGTCTGCGACGGGGTCTCGTCCGCGACCCGCCCGGACGAGGCGTCGGCCGCCGCCGCCGCGACGGCGAACGAGTGTCTGCTCGCCGCCCTGGAGCACGGTACGCACCCCCAGCAGGCCATGCACGAGGCGATCGTCGCCGCCGCGGAGTCGGTCAACTCCCTGGCCGAGGCGGTCCCCGGCACGCCGGAGCACGATCCGCACCACCACCGCAACGCCCCGGCGTGCACGATCGTCAGCGCGGTCGTGGCGAACGGGCTGCTGGTGATCGGCTGGATCGGCGACAGCCGGGCGTACTGGGTGCCGGACGACCGTACGTGCCAGTCGGCCCGGCTCACCGAGGACGACTCGTGGGCCGCGCAGATGGTCGCCGCGGGCCTGATGAACGAGGCGGAGGCGTACGCGGACGCGCGCGCCCACGCCATCACGGGCTGGCTCGGCGCCGACGCGTACGAACTGGATCCGCACACGGCGTCGTTCAAGCCGGACCGCCCCGGATGCGTGGTGGTCTGCACGGACGGGCTGTGGAACTACGCGGAGGGCGAGGAGGAGATGGCCAGGGCGCTGC encodes the following:
- a CDS encoding N-acetylglucosamine kinase yields the protein MGVNGVTGGDAGGVTGGADGILAVDAGNSKTDVAVIGADGTVLGTARGGGFRPPAVGVEAAVDALETVVAEAASAAGRPVRGAVEHVSACLANADLPVEERELADALRARGWGRTTEVRNDTFAVLRAGLPDGAPVRGVAVVCGAGINCVGMLPDGRTARFPALGRVSGDWGGGAGLAEEALWYAARAADGRGAPTELARALPGHFGLASMDELIEALHRGRIPGARRHELPPVLFATAAAGDAVAAAVVGRLAEEIVLLVTVALDRLGLLDKAAQEPEPEPEPVPVLLGGGVLAARHPLLNGRIAELLAVAAPGAVPAVVTAPPVLGAGLLGLDRLGAEAPAHTRLARYYAEIRG
- a CDS encoding serine/threonine-protein kinase, which produces MSGTNTCQRPGCEGSYEDMGGGELYCDTCGLAPVVAPDGRLSSPPTGLTSGGHGGANSGGDEGRSGRASGRGSGSGDSSRSSSRASSRASSRASSRSSTSRRSVSGRLSRTLAGELSTRSVSVRSSGSSRGSSARNRLGAGLVTVPDVPRPDPRGAVMTNPEVPERKRYCSRSDCGAPVGRSRGDRPGRTEGFCTKCGHPYSFVPKLYEGDVVHGQYEVLGCLAHGGLGWVYLAMDRAVSDRWVVLKGLLDTGDQDAMEAAISERRFLAEIEHSNIVRIYNFVEHLDQRTGSLDGYIVMEYVGGKSLKEIANERRTPSGRRDPLPVEQACAYGIEALEALGHLHSRNLLYCDFKVDNAIQTEGQLKLIDMGAVCRMGDDEAAIYGTVGYQAPEVAEVGPSVASDLYTVARTLAVMTFDFQGYTNVYVDSLPDPANIEVFHRYESFYRLLVRATDPDPARRFSSAQEMAEQLTGVLREVVALQSGLPRPALSTLFGPELRVTDSELFAELTEDVSRLGGRAAAPAGRIGVGRSGGQPKALTTGALERSATGTGTAAESAEPLADGPRLAALDARATSLALPVPLVDPTDPNAGFLAGLMASAPADLLAALASAPADSVERGLRELRARLEMGDPGSAAEVLHSLEEERSDDWRIVWYRAVLSLATGDHETAALSFDAVYDAFPGEPAPKLALGVCAEVLGQLDNAAEYYRLVWTTDPSYVSAAFGLARVQLAAGDRVGAVRSLESVPESSIHYTAARVAAVRARLRQRGLQQAVPAPRAPGAVPEPALIDDLTAAAQQVSALGQFGLDAVRREQLSTEVLGTALDWVLSGSPGVRPAQALLLGSELDERGLRFGLERSYRVLARLAQRGEERIELVERANRFRPRTWV
- a CDS encoding PP2C family protein-serine/threonine phosphatase; amino-acid sequence: MSQKNRSAAKPTCPGCTEPLESGDRFCGVCGYDLSAVAPRPGEQPTLVMKSPEPTIPPPPEAPPAPPAAPTAPGAPVAGVRWPTATGVDGSGAPVPVHLPDEVPGLDSNGTRIPSHTGDFELPAPAPAPAPPAAAPAAAAPVPAAAPADPRTTVLDPVPAANTKLCVACRAGRVDTDGYCENCGHAQPRERDHIEQELSTVAAVSDRGLRHHRNEDAFAVSTAALPDGSPAVVAVVCDGVSSATRPDEASAAAAATANECLLAALEHGTHPQQAMHEAIVAAAESVNSLAEAVPGTPEHDPHHHRNAPACTIVSAVVANGLLVIGWIGDSRAYWVPDDRTCQSARLTEDDSWAAQMVAAGLMNEAEAYADARAHAITGWLGADAYELDPHTASFKPDRPGCVVVCTDGLWNYAEGEEEMARALPSDASLRPLHAAQVLVGHALDGGGHDNVTVAVLPFALPPRGAGSGCVTL
- a CDS encoding coiled-coil domain-containing protein codes for the protein MGGTGSFPDATARPPGPVMDRDEADRALARLEAEHEAIETSLLALQDHAGRRLLEGAELTGTTKDRWTVAERSIALLWTYFDSYTAALHGARETRARRRWPSRDDLVELTETLRGRGVTVAGAAGPAAPGSPALLSEHLTLAELVARMNELYASSLDMVVTADAVWSALPARIDLLAAELRRTLSLAHSVGVRPGEHPAGDDLESITHELATLRAQVVSDPLAFWRPAAGSSAPGGGRPDTERYDRAALALEEVRREIEAVLYVRQDSEQRLLRLRDVLSRADRTLTEARSARGEVLAKIAASEVPAVSGPLTALQERLSTAAEYRRHAQWHRLSPLLESLERDAEDELLRARESLTAVTAPLAVRAELRGRLDAYKAKVARHGMAEDPVLIERYDTARRMLWSAPCDLRVAEEAVLRYQRAAAEILVPRGPGPADRGAGA
- a CDS encoding glutamate ABC transporter substrate-binding protein; this translates as MSGPSGTFRTSGRFRGWGGVSAMVAACVLTGTLTLLPLSSVADGEDYAPERISTAVPAAADDCEPQASRVGPSTEDGDAIKAIKARKVPKLIVGIDQSSYRWGYRNPLSKELEGFDIDLAHAIAEEILGDRDAITFRAITTGERVAALEDGTVDLVVRTMSINCERMKEVAFSTAYFATGLQLLAPAGSDITGYDDSLKDKRVCSAQGSTAYNKLQADPQGTAADDLTVPNQLDCLVRLQLGDADAILTDNSLAAGLMAQDPAIERVGEQFQMEYYGVAAKLTNTDLVARVNQALEDYRAGGANSPWMVSYRKWLAAGLPGLTAPPKALYKAG